From one Chryseobacterium sp. 3008163 genomic stretch:
- a CDS encoding alpha/beta hydrolase, translated as MYRPKNSGQEKLPVVIFLHGGAWALGDKVIAPDNYIEQTILKLTEKNYAVLSVNYRLVSDYVHFPGPIEDSKDAVKWVRKNADQYGFDVENIGYWGVSAGAHLSLLSAYTPDNEFVGDQELSKYSGKVNYVVDNFGPTDMNRLLHTRAPKPLLFIVGLISKKIIDIRTKIAKGMTGYDVNTERKKVIKACKTISPLYYTENTVPTLILHGNKDKIAPIRHSKRLNKMLDKTKTTHELIIVKKGNHGFKDTDKAYQDELNNAMVNFIVSQIK; from the coding sequence ATGTACAGACCGAAAAATTCAGGTCAGGAAAAATTACCGGTTGTTATTTTTCTGCATGGTGGCGCTTGGGCTCTTGGAGATAAGGTCATAGCTCCGGATAATTATATTGAGCAGACCATTCTAAAGCTTACAGAAAAAAACTATGCAGTTTTAAGTGTCAATTATCGTTTGGTAAGTGATTATGTTCATTTTCCAGGTCCAATTGAAGATTCTAAAGATGCAGTAAAATGGGTGAGAAAAAATGCCGATCAATATGGTTTTGATGTTGAAAATATTGGTTATTGGGGTGTTTCTGCCGGAGCTCACCTTTCTTTACTTTCTGCTTACACTCCTGATAACGAATTTGTGGGAGATCAGGAGCTTTCGAAATACTCAGGAAAAGTAAATTATGTAGTTGACAATTTCGGACCGACTGATATGAACCGACTTCTTCACACCAGAGCACCGAAGCCTTTACTATTTATCGTTGGTTTAATCTCGAAAAAGATTATCGACATCAGAACCAAAATTGCAAAAGGAATGACTGGCTACGACGTTAATACTGAAAGAAAAAAAGTCATTAAAGCCTGCAAGACCATTTCACCACTTTACTACACGGAAAATACAGTTCCTACATTGATATTGCACGGTAACAAAGATAAAATTGCACCCATCAGACATTCAAAAAGGCTAAATAAGATGCTGGATAAAACTAAAACTACACACGAACTTATTATTGTCAAAAAAGGAAATCATGGTTTTAAAGACACAGACAAAGCCTATCAGGACGAGCTTAATAATGCGATGGTTAATTTTATTGTGTCTCAAATCAAGTAG
- a CDS encoding DUF3037 domain-containing protein, whose protein sequence is MQEDKIYEYAVIRLVPKVEREEFFNIGLIMFSKREKFIRVEFYLCPDKFKLIKSKLDYDDIIKNLESFKNIAEGKKDGGPIATLDIPDRFRWLTAVRSAVVQTSRPHPGKSKDLEITFGKLFEELVK, encoded by the coding sequence ATGCAAGAGGATAAAATATACGAATACGCCGTTATACGCCTGGTGCCAAAGGTTGAGAGAGAAGAGTTTTTCAACATCGGGCTGATTATGTTTTCGAAAAGGGAAAAATTTATTCGCGTAGAGTTTTACTTGTGTCCTGATAAATTTAAACTGATCAAAAGTAAACTTGATTACGATGACATCATCAAAAATCTGGAAAGTTTTAAAAATATTGCAGAAGGAAAAAAGGATGGCGGCCCAATTGCAACTCTTGATATTCCCGACAGATTCCGTTGGTTGACCGCTGTGAGAAGTGCTGTGGTACAAACGTCAAGGCCTCATCCGGGAAAATCTAAAGATCTGGAAATTACTTTTGGTAAACTTTTTGAGGAGTTAGTGAAATAA
- a CDS encoding HipA family kinase gives MLDLRTVTVQRYILPLREGGSLPALAEADDDFKYVLKFRGAGHGVKMLISELLGGKITEALGLKIPELVFANLHVDFGRTEADEEIQDLLKNSEGLNLGLHYLSESIAFDSSIKVDPLLASKIVWLDAFITNIDRTFKNTNLLMWHKELWVIDNGASFYFHHSWQNFDTAAKTPFKYVKDHVLLPQATKLDEAEKFAHEVLNDEIFREIVNLIPQDWLHWDDAEENPDEIREVYFNFLKTRLENSQIFVNEAKNARG, from the coding sequence ATGTTGGATTTAAGAACGGTTACCGTACAGCGCTATATTCTTCCGCTCCGGGAGGGTGGTTCGCTTCCTGCTTTGGCGGAGGCTGATGATGATTTTAAATATGTTTTAAAATTCCGTGGTGCAGGTCATGGCGTGAAAATGTTGATTTCAGAACTTTTGGGCGGAAAAATCACAGAAGCTTTAGGTTTAAAAATTCCGGAACTCGTTTTTGCGAATCTCCATGTCGATTTCGGAAGAACGGAAGCCGATGAAGAAATTCAGGATTTACTAAAGAACTCTGAAGGCTTAAATTTAGGTTTACATTATCTTTCAGAATCGATAGCCTTTGATTCAAGCATTAAAGTAGATCCGCTTTTAGCCTCAAAAATAGTCTGGCTGGATGCTTTTATTACCAATATCGACCGTACTTTTAAGAATACCAATCTTTTGATGTGGCATAAAGAATTGTGGGTAATTGACAACGGCGCTTCATTTTACTTCCATCATTCGTGGCAGAATTTTGACACGGCGGCGAAAACTCCGTTTAAATATGTAAAAGATCACGTTCTTCTTCCTCAAGCAACAAAATTAGATGAAGCCGAAAAATTTGCACATGAAGTTTTAAATGATGAGATTTTCAGAGAGATTGTTAATTTAATTCCGCAAGATTGGCTACATTGGGACGACGCTGAAGAAAATCCGGATGAAATACGTGAAGTATATTTCAATTTCCTGAAAACACGCCTAGAAAATTCTCAAATCTTTGTAAACGAAGCCAAAAATGCAAGAGGATAA
- a CDS encoding alpha/beta hydrolase family protein → MKITKNLNIQLSNPETKDFLADAYYPEIENELPLVIFVHGYKGYKDWGAWNLMAEKFAEAGFFFVKFNFSHNGTTIENPNGFDDLEAFGNNNYSKELSDLDVVLNHFTKDPKVDDQKIVLIGHSRGGGISIIKTCEDIRINGLITLASVDNLERFPKDEAFENWKKEGVYYVENGRTKQQMPHFYQFYEDFANDPHRFDVERSMEMAKAHVLIIHGTLDEGVNVKNAEHLHVLNPNSELYLIENANHVFGAKEPWKEETLPKDLNKVIEKCIEFINDKIVNE, encoded by the coding sequence ATGAAGATCACAAAAAACCTCAACATACAACTCTCAAATCCAGAAACCAAAGATTTTCTTGCCGACGCTTATTATCCTGAAATCGAAAATGAACTTCCCTTAGTGATTTTCGTACATGGCTATAAAGGCTATAAAGATTGGGGCGCATGGAATTTGATGGCTGAGAAATTTGCAGAGGCAGGTTTTTTCTTTGTTAAATTTAATTTTTCCCATAACGGAACTACAATTGAAAATCCTAATGGTTTTGATGATTTAGAAGCTTTTGGAAATAATAATTATTCGAAAGAGCTTTCGGATTTGGATGTAGTTTTAAATCATTTTACTAAAGATCCAAAAGTGGATGATCAAAAAATAGTTTTGATCGGGCATAGTCGAGGAGGAGGAATTTCTATTATTAAAACTTGCGAAGATATTAGAATCAATGGATTAATTACGTTAGCAAGTGTAGATAATCTCGAACGTTTCCCGAAAGATGAAGCTTTTGAGAATTGGAAAAAAGAAGGAGTTTATTATGTTGAAAACGGAAGAACAAAACAACAAATGCCTCACTTTTATCAATTCTACGAAGATTTTGCTAATGATCCGCATCGCTTCGACGTAGAACGTTCCATGGAAATGGCAAAAGCTCATGTTTTGATTATTCATGGTACTTTAGACGAAGGCGTAAATGTGAAAAATGCAGAACATTTGCATGTTTTAAATCCTAATTCGGAATTATATTTAATTGAAAATGCCAATCACGTTTTCGGTGCAAAAGAACCTTGGAAGGAAGAAACTCTACCTAAAGATTTAAATAAAGTGATCGAAAAATGTATTGAATTTATCAACGATAAAATTGTGAATGAATAA
- a CDS encoding flavin reductase family protein, translating into MKTLIPSEISSVQLQTIMQTAVSPRPIALASTVDKDGNSNLSPFSFFNMFSTVPPILIFSPSRRVRDNTTKHTLENVLEVPEVVIGTVNFPIVQQISLASTEYGDDVNEFIKSGLTMKGADLVKPKLIEECPVNFECKVLEIKSLGDQGGAGNLVICEVKKIHIREEYLNEEGNLDQAKLDMVARLGGNWYSRNNENNLFEVPKPLVTKGIGFDLLPDAIKYSKVFTGNDLGMLANVEVLPSENYHDDENVHLEAQKLLLDSKIEEAWMILVK; encoded by the coding sequence ATGAAAACACTCATCCCATCAGAAATATCGTCAGTTCAACTACAAACCATCATGCAGACCGCCGTTTCACCGCGACCGATTGCATTAGCTTCTACAGTTGACAAAGATGGAAACAGTAATTTATCGCCGTTCAGTTTTTTTAATATGTTCAGTACGGTGCCACCGATTTTGATTTTTTCACCATCGAGAAGAGTTCGGGATAATACCACAAAACATACTTTAGAAAACGTTCTAGAAGTTCCTGAAGTAGTAATTGGAACCGTAAATTTTCCTATTGTACAGCAAATTTCTTTAGCATCAACAGAATATGGAGATGATGTCAATGAGTTCATCAAATCTGGTTTGACAATGAAAGGCGCTGATTTGGTGAAGCCTAAATTGATCGAAGAATGTCCTGTAAATTTTGAATGTAAGGTTTTAGAAATAAAATCTTTAGGAGATCAAGGGGGCGCAGGAAATTTGGTCATCTGTGAAGTTAAAAAAATTCACATCAGAGAAGAATATCTGAACGAAGAAGGAAATCTTGATCAAGCAAAATTAGACATGGTTGCTCGTTTGGGCGGAAATTGGTATTCAAGAAATAATGAAAACAATCTTTTTGAAGTTCCAAAACCTTTGGTTACAAAAGGAATTGGTTTTGATCTTCTTCCCGATGCTATAAAATACAGCAAAGTCTTTACAGGCAATGATTTGGGAATGTTAGCCAATGTGGAAGTTCTACCTTCAGAAAATTATCATGATGATGAAAATGTTCATCTGGAAGCTCAGAAACTTTTGCTTGACAGTAAAATTGAGGAAGCTTGGATGATTTTAGTAAAATAA
- the fahA gene encoding fumarylacetoacetase, with product MKSFVEYNSNSDFSIHNIPFGVAVFNKEFIACCTRIGDQVVDLALLYDLSYFEEIAGLDDNVFEAYTLNELIELGKPVTNAVRLRIQELLQEGSILSKDEKTIEDAFYDLDQVKMIMPIHIPNYTDFYSSIEHATNVGKMFRDPANALLPNWKHLPVGYHGRASSIVVSGTEINRPKGQMKPADADKPVFGPCKQLDFELEMAFIINQNTEMGESVSTKDAENAIFGMVIFNDWSARDIQSWEYVPLGPFLAKNFGSSISPWVVTLEALEPFRTTSPTQEPEVLDYLKFEGDKNYDINLEVYIQPENGEENLISESNYKYMYWNMTQQLAHHTVNGCNLEVGDIYASGTISGNDPKSYGSMLELTWRGQNPITLSNGQERKFIENNDTVTMKAWAEKDGMRVGFGEVSGKIIPTK from the coding sequence ATGAAATCATTTGTAGAATATAATTCAAATTCAGACTTTTCGATACACAATATTCCTTTCGGAGTTGCTGTATTTAACAAAGAATTTATCGCCTGTTGTACAAGAATCGGCGACCAGGTTGTTGATCTTGCCCTTTTATACGACCTTTCTTATTTTGAAGAAATCGCAGGTTTAGACGACAATGTTTTCGAAGCATATACTTTAAATGAATTAATTGAATTAGGAAAACCTGTAACCAACGCTGTTCGTTTAAGAATTCAGGAATTATTACAAGAAGGTTCGATTTTATCTAAAGATGAAAAAACCATTGAAGATGCATTCTACGATTTGGATCAGGTAAAAATGATCATGCCGATTCATATTCCAAACTACACAGATTTTTACAGCAGCATCGAACACGCAACAAATGTTGGAAAAATGTTCCGTGACCCAGCAAACGCATTGCTACCAAACTGGAAGCATTTACCGGTAGGTTATCACGGAAGAGCTTCATCGATCGTCGTTTCAGGAACTGAGATTAACCGTCCAAAAGGCCAGATGAAACCTGCCGACGCAGACAAACCTGTTTTCGGACCTTGCAAACAGTTAGATTTTGAATTGGAAATGGCTTTCATCATCAACCAAAATACTGAAATGGGAGAAAGCGTATCTACAAAAGATGCTGAAAATGCCATCTTCGGAATGGTGATTTTCAACGACTGGTCAGCTAGAGATATCCAGTCTTGGGAATATGTTCCGCTAGGACCGTTTTTGGCTAAAAATTTCGGCTCATCAATTTCTCCATGGGTCGTAACTTTGGAAGCCTTGGAACCATTCAGAACTACTTCTCCAACTCAGGAACCTGAAGTTTTGGATTATTTAAAATTTGAAGGGGATAAAAATTATGATATAAATCTTGAAGTGTATATCCAACCTGAAAACGGTGAAGAAAACCTGATTTCAGAAAGCAACTATAAATACATGTACTGGAATATGACGCAGCAATTGGCTCATCATACGGTAAACGGCTGTAATTTGGAAGTTGGAGATATCTACGCAAGTGGAACCATCTCAGGAAACGACCCAAAATCATACGGCTCTATGCTTGAATTGACTTGGAGAGGACAAAACCCAATCACATTAAGCAACGGACAAGAAAGAAAATTCATTGAAAATAACGATACTGTGACCATGAAAGCTTGGGCAGAAAAAGATGGTATGAGAGTAGGTTTTGGCGAGGTTTCTGGTAAAATTATTCCAACTAAATAG
- the hppD gene encoding 4-hydroxyphenylpyruvate dioxygenase — translation MSTLTFAEKIAQAENFLPINGTDYIEFYVGNAKQAAHYYKTAFGFQSVAYAGPETGVRDRASYVLQQGKIRLILTTGLKSDSPVSEHVKKHGDGVKILALWVDDAYSAFEETTKRGGKPYLEPVTLTDEHGEVKMSGIYTYGETVHMFIERKNYTGPFMPGYQKWESDYKPEEAGLLYVDHCVGNVDWDRMIPTVEWYEKVMGFVNILSFDDKQINTEYSALMSKVMSNGNGFAKFPINEPAEGKKKSQVEEYLDFYEGEGVQHIAVATKDIIHTVTELKKRGVEFLSAPPEAYYNMVPERVGHIDEDLKKLQDLGILIDHDEEGYLLQIFTKPVEDRPTLFFEIIERHGAQSFGAGNFKALFEALEREQEKRGNL, via the coding sequence ATGTCAACACTTACATTTGCCGAAAAAATTGCTCAGGCTGAGAATTTTTTACCAATAAATGGTACAGATTACATTGAGTTTTATGTAGGAAACGCTAAACAGGCCGCTCATTATTATAAGACAGCATTTGGTTTTCAGTCAGTTGCTTACGCAGGTCCTGAAACCGGAGTAAGAGATCGTGCATCTTATGTTCTACAACAAGGGAAAATCAGATTAATCCTTACAACAGGTCTAAAATCTGATTCGCCAGTTAGTGAACATGTAAAAAAACACGGCGATGGAGTGAAAATCTTGGCACTTTGGGTAGACGATGCTTATTCTGCATTTGAAGAAACTACAAAAAGAGGTGGAAAACCTTATTTAGAGCCAGTAACTTTGACAGATGAGCATGGTGAAGTAAAAATGTCCGGAATTTACACGTACGGAGAAACTGTTCACATGTTTATTGAAAGAAAAAACTATACAGGACCTTTCATGCCTGGTTATCAAAAATGGGAAAGCGATTACAAACCTGAAGAAGCAGGATTATTATATGTTGACCATTGCGTAGGAAACGTAGATTGGGACAGAATGATCCCAACTGTTGAATGGTACGAAAAAGTAATGGGATTTGTGAACATTCTTTCGTTTGACGACAAACAAATCAACACAGAATATTCTGCATTGATGTCTAAGGTAATGTCAAACGGAAACGGTTTTGCAAAATTCCCAATCAACGAGCCGGCAGAAGGAAAGAAAAAATCTCAAGTTGAAGAATATCTTGATTTCTATGAAGGAGAAGGTGTGCAGCACATTGCAGTTGCAACAAAAGATATTATTCACACGGTTACCGAACTTAAAAAGAGAGGCGTAGAATTCCTTTCTGCTCCACCGGAAGCGTATTACAACATGGTTCCTGAGAGAGTTGGCCATATTGACGAAGACTTGAAAAAACTTCAGGATTTAGGTATTTTAATTGACCATGATGAGGAAGGTTATTTATTACAAATCTTCACAAAACCTGTAGAAGACCGCCCTACCCTTTTCTTCGAAATCATTGAAAGACATGGTGCACAAAGCTTTGGTGCAGGTAATTTCAAAGCACTTTTCGAAGCTTTAGAAAGAGAGCAGGAAAAAAGAGGTAATCTTTAA
- a CDS encoding homogentisate 1,2-dioxygenase — protein sequence MRYHQSGNIPPKRHTIFKSPEDKFYYEQLFGTEGFHGISSLLYHVHRPTQIKSIGEAKDVTPKIAVDKNVTPRMFKGMNVTPEDDFLDSRKFLLVNNDLKMGLAKPRKSMDYFYKNAECDELLFVHEGSGILKTFVGNLEFSVGDYLIIPRGTIYQVELQSDDTVFFVVESHSPIYTPKRYRNEFGQLLEHSPFCERDIIAPTFVEPKDEKGEFLIKVKKENQITDFIYATHPFDVVGWDGYFYPYKFNIKNFEPITGRIHQPPPIHQTFEAHNFVVCSFCARMYDYHPLAIPAPYNHSNIDSDEVLFYTEGDFMSRNHIDLMDFTLHPGGIVHGPHPGAMERSIGKKFTEEYAVMVDPFRPLKITEEAMKVEDPSYKTSWLESEDHSLEDRSQE from the coding sequence ATGAGATATCATCAATCGGGAAATATCCCACCAAAAAGGCATACGATTTTTAAATCACCAGAAGACAAGTTCTATTATGAGCAACTATTTGGTACAGAAGGCTTTCACGGCATTTCTTCTTTGCTATACCATGTTCACCGACCGACGCAGATCAAATCAATAGGCGAAGCAAAAGACGTGACTCCAAAGATCGCGGTTGACAAAAACGTGACACCGAGAATGTTTAAAGGGATGAATGTGACTCCTGAAGATGACTTTTTGGACAGCAGGAAGTTTCTTTTGGTAAACAATGACCTGAAAATGGGATTGGCAAAACCAAGAAAATCGATGGATTATTTCTACAAAAATGCCGAATGTGACGAACTTCTTTTTGTACACGAAGGAAGTGGGATTTTAAAAACATTTGTCGGCAATCTTGAATTTTCTGTTGGCGATTACCTGATTATTCCGAGAGGAACGATTTATCAGGTAGAATTACAATCTGATGATACTGTATTTTTTGTGGTGGAAAGCCATTCTCCGATTTACACACCAAAGAGATACAGAAACGAATTCGGGCAGCTTTTGGAACATTCTCCGTTTTGTGAAAGAGATATTATTGCACCCACTTTTGTAGAACCAAAAGACGAAAAAGGAGAATTTTTAATTAAAGTAAAAAAAGAAAATCAGATTACCGATTTCATCTACGCAACGCATCCATTTGATGTTGTGGGCTGGGACGGTTATTTTTATCCATATAAATTTAATATTAAAAACTTCGAACCGATTACCGGGAGAATTCACCAACCGCCACCAATTCACCAGACTTTTGAGGCACATAATTTTGTGGTTTGCTCGTTCTGCGCAAGAATGTATGATTATCATCCGTTGGCAATTCCTGCTCCGTACAATCACTCAAATATTGATTCTGATGAAGTTTTATTCTATACAGAAGGTGATTTTATGAGTAGAAATCATATCGACTTAATGGATTTCACGCTTCACCCAGGAGGAATCGTTCACGGACCTCATCCGGGAGCGATGGAAAGAAGTATCGGGAAAAAATTCACTGAAGAATATGCGGTAATGGTCGACCCATTCCGTCCTTTAAAAATCACTGAAGAAGCGATGAAAGTGGAAGATCCGTCTTATAAAACTTCTTGGCTAGAAAGCGAGGATCATAGTTTGGAAGATCGTTCGCAGGAATGA